Proteins encoded in a region of the Polyangium spumosum genome:
- a CDS encoding tetratricopeptide repeat protein encodes MVLPAPPADDAPREGAWLDAIQRELRLSDAGKGLLILVDQARPERLRDLVLALLPTYPDLEVYTDVRAVYEVPEGAVMILAPRAEDADWLNQQRPLFARRKLKVILWCEAETSVALAQKAVDFFDWISHRHECPPGVPMHAVYGIRAALCARAPGIVWRGNNLEACFRVALPGRELVHLSAQLSHEELVQAIRDAGHAWLVVHDAADQADVLKVESALEELRIKTRIIGVDGYLGLRPPNLFWGFKEYCLGLIEARAALAALGARAPGRLAALAALEPEAIKVIELGFRRGIAEMGLDRSMRDAEDPGAAVVRLVEDDVPWLWVMHWRALLWRGTGRRWPSWLLRPPKDTPLAWVAFFAAKDALRREDVREATRWARSSYISADGDREGTSVELANALRALALTYASRKQFDNAASHLHQALRMAEIRLGPDDPFLGGLYGDLAEVLAQKGDFDEAMRLAERAFQIEKSVPSLSSPYMSRAYKRIGHIQSLRDRAPIDLTPTHTADKTTASPPPPSPDTPPRAATAPRRT; translated from the coding sequence ATGGTTCTACCCGCACCCCCTGCTGACGATGCACCTCGTGAAGGAGCCTGGCTCGACGCCATCCAGCGCGAGCTGAGGTTGTCCGACGCGGGCAAGGGCCTGCTCATTCTGGTGGACCAGGCGCGCCCGGAGCGGCTGCGCGACCTCGTCCTCGCGCTCTTGCCGACCTATCCGGACCTCGAGGTGTACACGGACGTGCGGGCCGTGTACGAGGTGCCGGAGGGCGCGGTGATGATCCTGGCGCCGCGAGCGGAGGATGCGGACTGGCTGAACCAGCAACGGCCCTTGTTCGCGCGCCGGAAGCTCAAGGTGATCCTGTGGTGTGAGGCGGAGACGTCGGTCGCGCTCGCGCAGAAGGCGGTCGATTTTTTCGACTGGATATCGCATCGGCACGAGTGTCCGCCGGGGGTGCCGATGCATGCGGTGTATGGGATCCGGGCGGCCCTTTGTGCGCGGGCGCCGGGGATTGTGTGGCGGGGGAACAACCTGGAGGCGTGTTTTCGGGTAGCGCTTCCGGGGAGGGAGCTCGTTCATCTGAGCGCGCAGCTTTCGCACGAGGAGCTTGTGCAGGCGATCCGTGATGCGGGACATGCATGGCTCGTCGTGCACGACGCCGCCGATCAGGCGGACGTATTGAAGGTCGAGTCTGCGCTCGAGGAATTGCGGATCAAGACGCGGATCATTGGGGTCGATGGCTACCTGGGGTTACGGCCCCCGAACCTCTTCTGGGGGTTTAAAGAGTATTGTCTTGGCCTCATCGAGGCGCGTGCGGCCCTGGCAGCCCTGGGGGCGCGCGCTCCCGGACGACTCGCTGCGCTCGCTGCGCTGGAGCCGGAAGCCATCAAAGTCATCGAGCTAGGTTTTCGGCGCGGGATTGCAGAAATGGGCCTCGACCGTTCGATGAGAGATGCCGAGGATCCCGGAGCAGCCGTGGTGCGCCTGGTCGAAGACGATGTTCCGTGGTTATGGGTTATGCATTGGCGTGCGCTGTTGTGGCGCGGCACGGGACGACGGTGGCCTTCATGGTTGCTCCGGCCGCCTAAAGATACGCCGCTCGCCTGGGTGGCTTTTTTCGCGGCAAAGGACGCACTGCGGCGGGAGGATGTCCGCGAGGCGACTCGCTGGGCTCGCTCCTCGTATATCTCTGCTGATGGTGATCGTGAGGGCACGAGCGTGGAGCTAGCCAATGCGCTTCGGGCACTTGCGCTGACGTATGCATCTCGTAAGCAATTTGACAACGCCGCCTCCCATCTTCATCAAGCGCTCCGCATGGCCGAAATCCGCCTCGGCCCCGACGATCCCTTCCTCGGCGGCCTCTACGGCGACCTCGCCGAAGTCCTCGCCCAGAAGGGCGACTTCGACGAAGCCATGCGCCTCGCCGAACGCGCCTTCCAGATCGAAAAGAGCGTCCCCTCCCTGTCGAGCCCCTACATGAGCCGCGCCTACAAGCGCATCGGGCACATTCAATCCCTGCGGGACCGCGCACCCATCGACCTCACCCCCACCCATACCGCCGATAAAACCACCGCTTCACCACCTCCACCGTCGCCAGATACGCCACCACGAGCGGCAACAGCACCACGAAGAACCTGA
- a CDS encoding TonB-dependent receptor domain-containing protein — translation MSTRARARTLGLTALVAALVAPARGLAEDDEPAAIDVTVRGSTAPSFVARVSTDDRAREPVDAASMLAELPSVHVRRLGADGAQSTLSIRGSASTQVGVLLAGIPLTSGADPTLDVGALPLWPGASFRVYRGFAPASLGATGYLGGVLVIDPPTSLTGARTESQLLAGSFGALKVRAGDARKIGDVTLGLGVFGARTDGDFSYEVEDPRTRDLVTRTRTNAGVVSAGAIGRVALERSWGTLGATFLADARRQGLPGSATFPTTLPRLEANRLVVGVDATVRDLARGALRLQAWTRREGSHYTDPNGEIDPTRATNAATQTILAAGGSVGYRRAFPRLLRSTLGVFLDARGESLAPPERVGVSASRLAGGLGVELEARPVESLRLFATARLDARRDRATGLADSLANDLAPSGHLGASYRFSDALVVSAHAGALRRFPSFVELYGDRGSLLGDPRLRIEGALAADAGVSGDVAAGRALFRYELVAFVTSARDLIVFLPLGRSTFRAGNVDAARIAGAEASASLVHENLATTLSYTFMHTENLGADPLSRGRPLPGRPMHDLSYDAAYRIGPVRLRYGIDAVAGTTVDTAGVLQIPPRLFHGAGASLDVPGVSSLRIGVEVQNLFDVRTFRVRSPLARTSVALPVSDFLGFPLPGRTVWVTARFSPSSSSR, via the coding sequence ATGTCCACTCGCGCGCGCGCTCGAACCCTGGGCCTCACCGCGCTCGTCGCGGCGCTCGTGGCGCCCGCGCGTGGCCTCGCCGAGGACGACGAGCCTGCCGCCATCGACGTCACCGTCCGCGGCTCCACCGCGCCTTCGTTCGTCGCGCGTGTCTCGACGGACGATCGCGCCCGCGAGCCTGTCGACGCCGCCTCGATGCTCGCCGAGCTGCCGAGCGTGCACGTGCGTCGCCTCGGCGCCGACGGCGCGCAGTCCACGCTCTCCATCCGCGGCTCGGCCTCCACGCAGGTCGGCGTCCTCCTCGCCGGCATCCCTCTCACGAGCGGCGCGGATCCCACGCTCGACGTCGGCGCGCTCCCGCTCTGGCCCGGCGCGAGCTTCCGCGTCTACCGCGGCTTCGCGCCTGCTTCGCTCGGCGCCACGGGGTACCTCGGCGGCGTGCTCGTCATCGACCCTCCGACCTCGCTCACGGGCGCGCGCACCGAGTCGCAGCTCCTCGCCGGCTCCTTCGGCGCGCTCAAGGTCCGCGCTGGCGACGCGCGCAAGATCGGCGACGTCACGCTTGGCCTCGGCGTCTTCGGCGCGCGCACGGACGGCGACTTCTCCTACGAGGTCGAGGACCCTCGCACGCGTGACCTCGTCACGCGCACGCGCACGAACGCGGGCGTCGTGTCGGCGGGCGCGATCGGTCGCGTCGCGCTCGAGCGATCGTGGGGCACGCTCGGCGCGACCTTCCTCGCCGACGCGCGCCGCCAGGGTTTGCCTGGCTCGGCCACCTTCCCGACGACGCTCCCGCGCCTCGAAGCGAACCGCCTCGTCGTCGGCGTCGACGCCACCGTGCGTGACCTCGCGCGTGGCGCGCTTCGCTTGCAGGCGTGGACGCGGCGCGAGGGCTCGCACTACACCGACCCGAACGGCGAGATCGATCCCACGCGCGCCACGAACGCCGCCACGCAGACGATCCTCGCGGCGGGCGGCTCTGTCGGCTACCGCCGCGCCTTCCCGCGCCTCCTTCGCTCGACCCTCGGCGTCTTCCTCGACGCGCGAGGCGAGTCCCTCGCGCCGCCCGAGCGCGTGGGCGTCTCGGCGTCTCGCCTCGCGGGTGGCCTCGGCGTCGAGCTCGAAGCGCGCCCTGTCGAATCACTCCGCCTCTTCGCGACCGCGCGCCTCGATGCTCGCCGTGATCGAGCCACCGGACTTGCGGATTCCCTGGCGAACGACCTTGCCCCGAGCGGCCACCTCGGCGCCTCGTATCGCTTCTCCGACGCGCTCGTCGTCTCGGCGCACGCGGGCGCTCTGCGACGTTTCCCGAGCTTCGTCGAGCTCTACGGCGATCGAGGCAGCTTGCTCGGCGACCCGCGCTTGCGCATCGAGGGTGCGCTCGCGGCGGACGCCGGCGTCTCGGGTGACGTCGCGGCGGGGCGCGCCTTGTTTCGTTACGAGCTCGTCGCGTTCGTCACCTCGGCGCGTGACCTCATCGTCTTCTTGCCGCTCGGCCGCAGCACCTTCCGCGCGGGCAACGTGGACGCGGCGCGTATCGCGGGCGCCGAGGCTTCGGCCTCGCTCGTGCACGAAAACCTCGCGACGACCTTGAGTTACACCTTCATGCACACGGAAAACCTCGGCGCCGACCCGCTCTCGCGTGGTCGCCCGCTGCCGGGTCGACCGATGCACGACCTCTCCTACGACGCGGCGTACCGCATCGGCCCTGTGCGTTTGCGATATGGCATCGACGCGGTGGCGGGCACGACGGTGGACACGGCGGGCGTGCTCCAGATCCCGCCGCGCCTCTTCCACGGCGCGGGCGCGTCGCTCGACGTGCCGGGCGTGTCGTCGCTCCGGATCGGCGTGGAGGTGCAGAACCTGTTCGACGTCCGCACGTTCCGTGTGCGGTCGCCGCTCGCGCGGACGAGCGTGGCGCTGCCGGTGAGTGACTTTCTGGGGTTCCCGCTGCCGGGGAGGACGGTGTGGGTGACGGCGAGGTTCAGCCCGTCGTCGTCGTCTCGGTGA